One window of the Nothobranchius furzeri strain GRZ-AD chromosome 3, NfurGRZ-RIMD1, whole genome shotgun sequence genome contains the following:
- the cyp24a1 gene encoding 1,25-dihydroxyvitamin D(3) 24-hydroxylase, mitochondrial produces MRAQIQKVPQIIELLKKKTVGLQHFKPTSSVCVWEQKDAVEAAPCPHTASRAHSLDSMPGPTNWPLVGSMVELLRKGGLRRQHEALVDYHKKFGKIFRMKLGSFESVNIGAPCLLEALYRKEGRYPQRLEIKPWKAYRDLRNEAYGLLILEGKDWQRVRSAFQQKLMKPTEVVKLDGKINQVLKDMVARIGKINVNGKIEDLYFELNKWSFETICLILYGKRFGLLQEEVNEEAMNFITAVKTMMSTFGMMMVIPVKLHKGFNTKTWKDHTAAWDRIFSTAKVYIDKKLKRNSSRDPDDLIGDILHQSSLSKKELYAAITELQVGGVETTANSMLWFIFNLSRNPGAQKKLLQEIREVVSPCQDPSGEHIKRMPYLKACLKESMRLSPSVPFTSRTMDKDTELGDYTIPKGTVLMINSHALGSNEEYFDDGKQFKPERWLRGSCTINPFSHVPFGIGKRMCIGRRLAELQLQLAMCWLVRDYEIVATDNEPLDVIHSGLLVPNRELPVAFIKR; encoded by the exons ATGAGGGCGCAGATCCAAAAAGTTCCTCAGATCATTGAGCTGCTGAAGAAGAAGACTGTGGGGCTGCAGCACTTCAAGCCAACATCCTCAGTGTGCGTGTGGGAGCAAAAGGATGCTGTGGAGGCTGCGCCGTGCCCCCACACCGCCTCTAGGGCGCACAGCTTGGACTCGATGCCGGGTCCCACCAACTGGCCCCTGGTCGGCAGTATGGTTGAGCTCCTGCGCAAAGGAGGGCTGAGGAGACAACATGAAGCACTg GTGGATTATCACAAGAAGTTTGGGAAGATTTTCCGGATGAAGCTGGGATCTTTTGAGTCTGTGAACATTGGCGCTCCCTGCTTGCTGGAGGCGCTCTACAGAAAGGAGGGACGTTACCCTCAGAGGCTGGAGATAAAACCCTGGAAAGCATACAGAGACCTGAGGAACGAGGCGTATGGACTCCTCATTCT AGAGGGGAAAGACTGGCAGAGAGTGAGGAGCGCGTTTCAGCAGAAACTCATGAAGCCGACTGAGGTGGTGAAACTTGATGGTAAAATAAACCAG GTCTTGAAGGACATGGTGGCCAGAATCGGAAAAATAAACGTTAATGGGAAGATTGAGGACTTGTACTTCGAACTGAACAAATGGTCGTTTGAGA CCATCTGTCTCATCTTGTATGGCAAGAGATTtggtctgctgcaggaggaggtcAACGAGGAAGCCATGAACTTCATCACAGCTGTGAAAACG ATGATGAGCACATTTGGTATGATGATGGTCATACCAGTGAAGCTGCACAAGGGATTCAACACCAAAACGTGGAAGGACCACACCGCTGCATGGGACCGCATATTCAGCACAG CCAAAGTCTACATCGACAAGAAGCTGAAAAGGaattccagcagagatcctgatgaTTTAATCGGTGACATCCTGCACCAGAGCTCCCTCTCCAAGAAAGAGTTGTACGCAGCCATCACCGAGCTGCAGGTCGGAGGAGTTGAAACG ACTGCCAACAGCATGCTGTGGTTTATTTTCAACCTGTCCCGTAACCCTGGCGCTCAgaagaagctgctgcaggagatcAGAGAGGTGGTGTCTCCCTGTCAGGACCCTTCTGGGGAGCACATCAAAAGGATGCCCTACCTCAAGGCCTGCCTCAAGGAGTCTATGAG GTTATCCCCATCAGTCCCATTCACCAGCAGGACCATGGACAAAGACACAGAGTTGGGAGATTATACCATTCCCAAAGGG ACAGTGTTAATGATCAACAGCCATGCACTGGGGTCCAACGAGGAATACTTTGATGATGGAAAGCAGTTTAAACCTGAGCGGTGGTTGCGGGGGAGCTGCACCATCAACCCCTTCTCCCACGTCCCGTTTGGTATTGGCAAGAGGATGTGCATTGGTCGGAGGCTggcagagctgcagctgcagctggccATGTGCTGG TTGGTCAGAGACTACGAAATCGTGGCAACGGATAATGAGCCACTTGATGTGATTCATTCAGGACTTTTGGTTCCCAACAGAGAGCTGCCAGTTGCCTTCATCAAAAGATGA